A region of Pseudarthrobacter sp. NIBRBAC000502770 DNA encodes the following proteins:
- the pknB gene encoding Stk1 family PASTA domain-containing Ser/Thr kinase: MQEHVSDPVVGTLVDNRYAVTSRLARGGMSTVYLAVDQRLDREVALKVLHPHLAADENFLGRLGREAKAAARLSHPHVVGVLDQGNDGNTAYLVMEYIKGHTLRDLLRERGGLTPRLALALIDPVVEGLAAAHAAGFIHRDVKPENVLIADDGRIKIGDFGLARAVTSSTSTGALIGTVAYISPELVLGKPADARSDVYAVGIMLYEMLTGRQPFEGEVPIQVAYQHVNDVVGPPSDLVPRLAGEVDELVQWCTANDPENRPVDGNALLQELRHIRTNLTDAELDLQPPAAAAAAGMHQTEVLGRAGNPTTLMPPSRPAAPAYPPRQYQQAEANPTEQVAYHQRPGLTLPDDDEAGSGWSPPPPRLGKRAQRKVDRESEKLRAAAAATPVRTLREGNPRRRGLVWVVILFLAALLATGAGWFFGMGPGAAAAVPAVANKTVAQAQQLLDTVGFHSTTSDVFDDDVPTGLVVGSEPAAGTEIRKFQPVSLLVSKGPQLFPLPDLTHGNLDDAKMALNGAGMALGTVTEKFDDQAAAGSVLSQDPAAGTPARHGTPVGITVSKGPQPLPVPSVVGKKGDDAVAAIEAAGLTAKVAPDRVFDRNVPEGAVVSQTPADGTLIRGGTVTLTLSKGPKMVAVPSFIGKQAAEAEQALKKLGFEVRRNNILGGFFGTVRDQSPVNREVPEGSVVTITVV, from the coding sequence GTGCAGGAACACGTGTCAGACCCAGTTGTAGGGACGCTGGTGGACAACCGCTATGCAGTCACTTCCAGGCTTGCCCGTGGCGGGATGTCCACCGTCTACCTGGCGGTGGACCAAAGGCTGGACCGTGAGGTGGCGCTGAAGGTGCTCCATCCCCACCTCGCTGCCGACGAAAACTTTTTGGGCAGGCTGGGCCGTGAAGCCAAAGCTGCTGCCCGGCTGTCCCACCCGCATGTGGTGGGAGTCCTCGACCAGGGCAATGACGGCAATACCGCCTACCTGGTCATGGAATACATCAAAGGCCATACCCTCAGGGACCTCCTCAGGGAGAGGGGCGGCCTGACACCCCGCCTGGCGCTGGCCCTGATCGATCCGGTGGTGGAGGGCCTGGCCGCCGCCCACGCGGCCGGTTTCATCCACCGCGACGTTAAACCGGAAAACGTCCTGATCGCCGACGACGGCCGGATCAAGATCGGTGACTTTGGCCTGGCCCGTGCGGTCACCAGCTCAACCAGTACCGGCGCCTTGATTGGAACAGTGGCGTACATCTCGCCTGAACTGGTCCTGGGCAAGCCGGCGGATGCCCGCAGTGATGTCTATGCCGTAGGCATCATGCTGTACGAAATGTTGACCGGGCGGCAGCCCTTCGAGGGTGAAGTACCCATCCAGGTGGCGTACCAGCACGTCAACGACGTGGTGGGACCGCCGTCGGACCTGGTCCCGCGGTTGGCCGGCGAGGTGGACGAACTGGTGCAGTGGTGCACCGCCAACGATCCGGAGAACCGGCCCGTGGACGGCAATGCGCTGCTCCAGGAACTGCGCCACATCCGCACCAACCTCACCGACGCGGAACTGGACCTGCAGCCCCCGGCAGCCGCGGCGGCTGCCGGTATGCACCAGACCGAGGTCCTTGGCCGCGCCGGCAACCCGACAACCCTGATGCCCCCCTCCCGGCCGGCTGCACCCGCCTACCCGCCGCGGCAGTACCAGCAGGCGGAGGCCAACCCGACGGAGCAGGTGGCCTACCACCAGCGTCCGGGACTTACGCTGCCCGACGACGACGAGGCCGGCAGCGGCTGGTCTCCCCCGCCGCCGCGGCTGGGCAAGCGGGCACAACGGAAAGTGGACCGGGAAAGCGAGAAACTCCGCGCCGCAGCGGCCGCCACACCGGTGCGAACGCTGCGGGAGGGAAATCCGCGCCGGCGCGGCCTTGTGTGGGTCGTGATCCTTTTCCTCGCGGCCCTCCTGGCAACGGGCGCGGGATGGTTTTTCGGCATGGGTCCCGGTGCAGCCGCCGCGGTTCCCGCGGTGGCCAACAAGACCGTGGCCCAGGCCCAGCAGCTCCTGGACACGGTGGGCTTCCACTCCACCACGAGCGACGTCTTCGACGACGACGTGCCCACGGGACTCGTGGTGGGCAGCGAGCCGGCGGCGGGAACGGAAATACGGAAGTTCCAGCCGGTCTCCCTGCTGGTGTCCAAGGGTCCGCAGCTTTTCCCCCTGCCGGACCTCACCCACGGGAACCTGGACGACGCGAAGATGGCCCTCAACGGGGCGGGGATGGCGCTGGGGACGGTCACGGAAAAGTTCGACGACCAGGCAGCGGCCGGAAGCGTCCTGTCCCAGGATCCAGCCGCCGGCACTCCCGCCCGCCACGGGACACCGGTGGGGATCACCGTTTCCAAAGGTCCGCAGCCACTTCCGGTGCCGTCGGTAGTGGGAAAGAAGGGGGACGATGCCGTTGCGGCCATTGAGGCAGCAGGCCTAACGGCAAAGGTGGCACCGGACCGGGTGTTCGACCGGAATGTTCCGGAGGGCGCCGTCGTCAGCCAAACCCCGGCTGACGGGACGCTCATCCGGGGCGGAACCGTTACCCTGACCCTTTCCAAGGGTCCCAAAATGGTGGCGGTCCCCAGCTTTATCGGCAAGCAGGCCGCCGAGGCGGAACAGGCCCTGAAGAAGCTGGGATTCGAAGTCCGCCGGAACAACATCCTGGGCGGCTTCTTCGGCACAGTCCGGGACCAGTCGCCGGTGAACCGGGAAGTCCCGGAGGGCTCCGTGGTCACCATCACCGTGGTGTAG